The Nostoc sp. 'Peltigera membranacea cyanobiont' N6 genome contains the following window.
CCAAGCAGAACTAAGGAAATAGCAAAAAAAATTTCTGATTTGGGATGGGCGAATATTAATGTTCATACCAAAGAGTTAGCTAGGCTAAGTAACATTTGCTGAAAAAGCTTTACTGACACTAGTTTCGGCTCTGGTATAAAGATAAGTTTGTGGTTCTGTTATTTGTTGAGTCCTGAAGATTTTTTCTGCCCGTTCCCACAGGTCTGTATCCTCTCCATAAGCCATGTGCTTAAATCCCTGCAATTCAAAAAATACGTGTCTCTTCCCTAAAAAAGTTGGGCCCAAAACGCATTCTCGAAGATTAATTTTTTTATCAGGTTGATAATAATCAGCTACCCAAATTTCCTCTTCGGTGGCAAACCCGCCTTGAATCAAATCAACTTCTGGATGGAGTTTCATATATTCAATGCGTGACTCCAGATGATTTGATTGATAAGCGTCATCGCTGTCGAGAAATGTGATATATCTGCCAAATGATGCCTGAATTCCAGCGTTTTTAGCGTAACATTGTTTTTTATTTTGATGTTTCAAATACCTAATATTATTGAATTTTTGCACATAAGTATTGACAACTTCAAAAGTATTGTCTTGGCTACCATCATCAACAATTATGAGTTCCCAATCTTTGAAAGTTTGATTTATAACACTATTAATTCCATTATCTAGATATTTATCTCTATTGTAAGTACATATAACAATTGATATTTCTGGGATTAAGTCAAAAATTACACTAGACATAATTAATTATAGTTACTTTTATGTAAAAAGTTATACTTTAGTTTGTTGATTTTCAAGCATGAACAACTACCCATAAATAGTAAATACAAGCTGAGAATAATTTTCCAAAGTCATAGCTGCAAAGCTAAAGCTCTATTTTAGTAGAATAACATCGTTTGCATAGTATCATAATGAAGTTTGATCTAGTTTAGACAAAAGTGCTTGTGGTAACATTAGTTACCTTGTCTTTTTTAGGCAGCTATATGCAAAATTCATTGAGCTTAAAGCAACATCTACAAGAATTTTTCCATTTAAGAGTGAGAAGTGCTGGTGGTGTAGTTAGCCCAGAAATATACCAGAAATATAATTTATGGAGCTTGTAGATTATAATGACTCATTTCGGTACTATCTGCCCTACTGCAACTGGACACCTCAACACAATGACAGCTTTAGGGCGTGAACTATTAAAGCGTGGTCATCGCGTCACAGTTTTGGGGATGCCTGATGCTGAATCTAATGCCAAGGCTGCTGGTTTAGAATTTCGCTCTATATCTGCTTTTGAATATCCTACGGGATCAATGGCAAAATTACATGAGCGGTTAGGAGAACTCAATGGGTTAGCAGCATTGCATTACACTATCAATTTATCTCTAAAAACAACAGCTTTATTTCTGCAAGATGCGCCACTAATTATCAAAGAAGCTGGTATTGAAGCGCTAATATTTGATGAATGTATATTTGGAGGCAGCACTTTAGCAGACTTTCTTCACATCCCATTTGTTACAGTTTGTTCTGCATTAGTAAACGGTTTTGAAGATTCGATTCCTCCATTCTTCACAACCTGGAAATATAACCCACACTCTTGGGCGCAGCTACGTAACCGTGCTGGTTATGCTGTCCTGATGGCCTTCTCGAAATCCATCCGGGATATAATCTCCCAATATCGCCGTCAGTGGAATTTGCCTCCTTGCTCTAATATCAATGACTATTACTCTCTTTCCAAGTTAGCGATTATTAGTCAACAACCCGCAGAGTTTGAATACCCAAGACGCGAATTGTCTAATTTACTTCACTTTACAGGCCCTCACTCAGACTCTTCAGGCAGGAAACCAGTGGATTTTCCTTTTGATAAGTTGAATGGTCAACCCCTAATTTATGCTTCATTGGGGACATTACAAAATCGGCTACAGCATATTTTCTATCACATTGCTGAGGCTTGTGTTGATTTAGATGCCCAACTGGTCATTTCTCTTGGTGGTGGACTTGAACCCGATGCACTACCCAACCTGCTGGGAGAACCTTTGGTCGTCAAATATGCGCCACAGCTAGAATTGCTGCAAAAAGCTAGCCTGACTATTAGTCATGGTGGAGTGAATACTGTGTTGGAATCACTATCTAATGGTGTACCTTCAGTTGCTATTCCCATAGCTAATGACCATCCAGGAGTAGCAACACGTATTGCTTGGACTGGTGTAGGTGAATTTATTCCATTATCACGTTTGAGTACTACTACGTTACGTAAGGTGATTCAAAAAGTACTGACGCAAGAATCTTACAAACAAAATGCCCTCAAGTTAAAAACTGCAATTGGCCAAGCAGGAGGAGTTCCCCGTGCCGTTGATATTATTGAGGAGGCAATATCCACAAATAAGCCTGTAATTAATAGGATGGCATCAGATCAGAAAACTAAGATTTTCAACAAAAATAAATAGAAATTA
Protein-coding sequences here:
- a CDS encoding glycosyltransferase gives rise to the protein MTHFGTICPTATGHLNTMTALGRELLKRGHRVTVLGMPDAESNAKAAGLEFRSISAFEYPTGSMAKLHERLGELNGLAALHYTINLSLKTTALFLQDAPLIIKEAGIEALIFDECIFGGSTLADFLHIPFVTVCSALVNGFEDSIPPFFTTWKYNPHSWAQLRNRAGYAVLMAFSKSIRDIISQYRRQWNLPPCSNINDYYSLSKLAIISQQPAEFEYPRRELSNLLHFTGPHSDSSGRKPVDFPFDKLNGQPLIYASLGTLQNRLQHIFYHIAEACVDLDAQLVISLGGGLEPDALPNLLGEPLVVKYAPQLELLQKASLTISHGGVNTVLESLSNGVPSVAIPIANDHPGVATRIAWTGVGEFIPLSRLSTTTLRKVIQKVLTQESYKQNALKLKTAIGQAGGVPRAVDIIEEAISTNKPVINRMASDQKTKIFNKNK
- a CDS encoding glycosyltransferase family 2 protein; this encodes MSSVIFDLIPEISIVICTYNRDKYLDNGINSVINQTFKDWELIIVDDGSQDNTFEVVNTYVQKFNNIRYLKHQNKKQCYAKNAGIQASFGRYITFLDSDDAYQSNHLESRIEYMKLHPEVDLIQGGFATEEEIWVADYYQPDKKINLRECVLGPTFLGKRHVFFELQGFKHMAYGEDTDLWERAEKIFRTQQITEPQTYLYTRAETSVSKAFSANVT